AAAATTTCCGACAGCAGCCATGATCATATTGTACTTGCTGAATGTTAGATCTGATTATTATCACATGGCTATTCAACACTAAAGTAACCTGATGAACTACTTCATTTACTTTCTGTGATGAAATCTGAGGAGAATCTTGGCAGAATTTGGTTATGTTGAAATAAGGACTCTGGagtctgtgtgaatgttaaaGTAAGATGGAAATCAGATTGTATCACATGTCAGAATCTTTCCAGGgttaaaataaaagaggaagTATCCCCTTAAGGTTTTAGAGAGTTGTGTACAAGCAGTGAAGATCTAAAACAGAGATACTGAAGAAACAGCAGCCTTCAGATTTTTGTATTACAGgtatgatttaatgttcttattgTTAGAATTCACAGAAACAACATTTATGTAGCACATTGAGTTTAAGTTTGGTAATAAACCAATTATAAGTAAGTAAGAGGtagcatatttattaatatttattgattaattaatgaagAACTATTGTAGAagtttaagtaaataaatgtaatattttgatATAGGAAATATTACTGTCATTTTTACTTAATTTCAATTGGTACCAAACTCTGAGATTTCGtttacagaacagctgaaattAGTTAGTTTGATCAACTCTAAATTAACTGACTCTGAGTTAAGCACGTGCACCACAACTATAAAAAGCCATTATCAATGGAGCGCAGATATAacttcaccatggcaacagcgtcagacaaaagaaaagtctGCATATTTCTCACCAGCAGAACTGGAAGTGCTTATGCATGCATTTGGCGAATTTGAAACTTAAAActgtacttaaaaaaacaacaacactgctgtataaaacaatagtggatttaacataaaattttaatgtggtgtattttaaaaatatatatttaaaaaaaacatggtgaGGTGAAACCagaagaacagtattttattttatcaggaaacaacacaaaaattgtCAGAAAGCGATTAAGAGCGAGACACACCTTCCTGACCACTCTGCAAACAGTAGCCTTACTAATATGTTCTGCATCCCCgatgttatacacaaaactaAAATTTGCAAAGAAACGTAATGCAACGCAAAGCATCTGCTCGGATGTAAGAGCACGGCCGCGATGGCTGAAATTtctgatgtaaggatggatgagattatgAAAGTATCTTATTGACTGTAAGGAAATACGGTGCcacttaaataaaaatgcatagggaTACAGTATGACAAAAAATCCACTCTGGGCCTCAAGATCCTCTcccgatgtaaatgtaactccctaCGAATTAATACAGACTGTTCAACAGGTTCCCCCATTCATTCCCTTAGATACTctgtaactgaaatgtgtgcaataAATGAGGCGTTTAAACATCGCTTCCTCATTATAAAGgggaggagacagagagaaactctgggtttaccgaagaaaacctgctcccgACCAGGTTAGGTTCACAGAGTAAGTTACTATGATAACTGACACTGAGTATAAGTTACCTCTCTTTCAGAAACGGGGTTAACTTAACATGTTTTCTCAGGTTTAACACAGAGTTTAAAACACAGAGTGGTAAAACACagagtttccctcatttcagggttaacatactcagaattttcacttaacctcctttctgaaacaaaCACCAAGTCtggaataaacattaacatggcATGGATCAGACAATGTACAATAAACATCAGACCAAGTCCAAGTGCTTTACAGATTAAATACTAGTGCTTCAGTATCCAGAGacatggttcaggtgtttgtgatgatgtgacttggtgtgtggtgtgaatgtgtgcagtgGTTGATGTGTGCTGAAATCCCTCACTGCTTTTGGCCCTAACCTGACacctgatgatgatgtaaaCTTGATTAGATAATCATTTACAAAGGTgcacaaataaaacacttggtATTTGATaccttcatattattatttcagattgagattttatttccatcagctAGCTGTCCATCATGAAGctgaatctttttcttcttctgcttctcactggtgagattttttttataaaccacTAATGGCataatttatgaaattattatcAGGGTTTGAAATGACCGTTTTCACTCAGCAACCAATTTGGCTACTAAATGTTTGTTACCGGCCATAACTTTTACTAACCTTAGAAAAACCCCTCATCCTTCCATCTCCTCATCCTTTTACGTGGGCAGATCAGTACAAGTACAAAgaacatcaaacaaaacaacaagacaAACTTGTGGACTAAAAGATGTACAATATGGTCTGCTAAAATTGCCAGATGTtgcaaaataaatctttttgttAACCAAATGTTTTAATCCCATATAAGTATCAccacattattttgtatttaataatacaaagtgtgtatttaatatttcattattactCACGAGTTCAGTATTTGCACAGATTTCACTTACATGAACTTCCCcaagaaatgaatgagtgaatataaTTCATGAAAAGTAAGCCGACAAATTGACTAGTGATTTGACAGCATGCTACAGCTGATTTTTACCTGGTGTTGATTTCAAACCctgataataattaatattaaacaaattaatattacatatttaaatattatatatttaaatattacaaatgtgtgtggagtttccaaaataatattttagagAAATTAATGAGAATTGAACAagtgaatataaacatttataaaagagTTATAAAAGGATATACCTGTCATTATTTTATAcgttaataatttaataaataaataaaaataataataataaataaattaattaatttttattatttttaattgtacggttattttttattttattacatttaattgttttatcaaTAATCAAATATTCAGCAGTTAAAgtttactttgtgtttaaaaaataaaatgtcaccaaCAGGACTGGTCCCAGTTGCTGTCCTGCGAACCGTCCTTCACAAATATGACCTGATAATGACAGGGGCGACATGGCCTGTTGCACAGAATTACTGCAGGGTGACTTACAATGATCTGGCAACAGTCATAAGTGATACTGATTGGCTAAGAGTAAAGAAACTTACAGCAGACAAAAATCTGGCAAAAAATGCCTGGGTCGGATTATACAATGATGTCAATAGCTGGCGCTGGTCCTTAAACGACCTCCCACTGAAGAATGTCACTTATACCTGCTGGTCCTCTGGAGATCCTAATAATCTCGGTGGAAATGAAGCATGTGTTATGATAGGTGGCACTAATGCATGTTTTGATGCACCATGTATACATCCAAAACACTTCATCTGCTATAATGGTGAGTGATTATCATAATACTGATCTGTTTTGTGTCAGTTTGAAGGTTGATTTTCACACCTTTGGTTGTATTTTGGTGTCATGTTTCCTGTACAGACAGATGACTGAGACATGACCTTAATTTCTTTTTCCCACAGCTAATTTCAGTGGTGCTGCCCGGTTTATTGGCATCACTATACCTCTGTCCTGGCCTCAAGCTCAGGCTTACTGTAGAGAACATTACACAGATTTGGCCAGCGCTCTTAACAGTTCAGATCAAAACATGTTAGGGCAGGTGAGGAACATCCAGGGTGATTCCTGGATTGGGCTCTACAGAGACTCATGGAAGTGGACAGATGGAACCATCACTTCAAACCTACCATGGGCTTCTGGACAACCTGATAATCGTTATGGCAATGAGAACTGTGCAATGGTTTATAACGGAGTGTTCTATGATACAGACTGCAACaacctgttttcttttttctgtcattccagtgagtcttgtgtttttcttgGTTTTTGCGATTAATATACAGTTGATGGCAAATAAAATACTCAAATAATTACTTAATTTAAtacacttatttttattaattcaaataaataaataaataaataaataaataaataaataaataaataaataaataaatgtaaaatgtattatttatttaactcagGAGTAACTGACAGTACAAGGAGTAGAATGTGGAGGATGTTCAAATTATACTTTtaggaaaggaaataaaactactgtgtgtgtgttcgcgcatgtgtgtgtgcgcatgtgtgtgtgtgtgtgtgtgtgtgtgtgtgtgtgtgtgtgtgtttattctacaGTTTACACTATGTGGAGTCAGACAGCGAG
The Tachysurus fulvidraco isolate hzauxx_2018 chromosome 7, HZAU_PFXX_2.0, whole genome shotgun sequence DNA segment above includes these coding regions:
- the LOC113643904 gene encoding macrophage mannose receptor 1-like isoform X2, producing the protein MKLNLFLLLLLTGLVPVAVLRTVLHKYDLIMTGATWPVAQNYCRVTYNDLATVISDTDWLRVKKLTADKNLAKNAWVGLYNDVNSWRWSLNDLPLKNVTYTCWSSGDPNNLGGNEACVMIGGTNACFDAPCIHPKHFICYNANFSGAARFIGITIPLSWPQAQAYCREHYTDLASALNSSDQNMLGQVRNIQGDSWIGLYRDSWKWTDGTITSNLPWASGQPDNRYGNENCAMVYNGVFYDTDCNNLFSFFCHSIYTMWSQTARLQVKSDGSVFDPTVQSFILEQMKQKLKEHGMLENTTVTWRVQPDGNIFKKKKDDL
- the LOC113643904 gene encoding macrophage mannose receptor 1-like isoform X3 → MKLNLFLLLLLTGLVPVAVLRTVLHKYDLIMTGATWPVAQNYCRVTYNDLATVISDTDWLRVKKLTADKNLAKNAWVGLYNDVNSWRWSLNDLPLKNVTYTCWSSGDPNNLGGNEACVMIGGTNACFDAPCIHPKHFICYNANFSGAARFIGITIPLSWPQAQAYCREHYTDLASALNSSDQNMLGQVRNIQGDSWIGLYRDSWKWTDGTITSNLPWASGQPDNRYGNENCAMVYNGVFYDTDCNNLFSFFCHSIYTMWSQTARLQVKSDGSVFDPTVQSFILEQMKKKLKEHGMLENTTVTWRVQPDGNIFKKKKDDL
- the LOC113643904 gene encoding macrophage mannose receptor 1-like isoform X4, which gives rise to MKLNLFLLLLLTGLVPVAVLRTVLHKYDLIMTGATWPVAQNYCRVTYNDLATVISDTDWLRVKKLTADKNLAKNAWVGLYNDVNSWRWSLNDLPLKNVTYTCWSSGDPNNLGGNEACVMIGGTNACFDAPCIHPKHFICYNANFSGAARFIGITIPLSWPQAQAYCREHYTDLASALNSSDQNMLGQVRNIQGDSWIGLYRDSWKWTDGTITSNLPWASGQPDNRYGNENCAMVYNGVFYDTDCNNLFSFFCHSIYTMWSQTARLQVKSDGSVFDPTVQSFILEQMKKKLKEHGMLENTKVTWRVQPDGNIFKKKKDDL